A section of the Amycolatopsis sp. AA4 genome encodes:
- a CDS encoding trans-aconitate 2-methyltransferase → MDWLTDTRTSYDTVAEDYATFVRDALGKQPYLLAALRLFADQVDDGPVADLGCGPGQVTAHLNALGVAAYGVDLSPGMIEVARRDYPTLRFEVGSMTDPLPATSLAGIVAWQSVIPLPDDLLPAVLANFRQALHPGGLLQLLYHVGDETRLKTHGYGGHPMKVQVHRRPRERMSTWLRDAGFAVEAELLLNPETPAPQALLTARSGRQ, encoded by the coding sequence GTGGATTGGCTCACCGACACCAGAACGTCGTACGACACCGTGGCGGAGGACTACGCCACGTTCGTTCGCGACGCGCTCGGCAAACAGCCGTATCTGCTTGCCGCACTGCGGCTATTCGCCGACCAAGTCGACGACGGCCCAGTCGCCGACCTCGGCTGCGGGCCTGGGCAGGTAACCGCCCACCTCAACGCACTCGGCGTAGCCGCCTACGGCGTCGACCTCTCCCCCGGCATGATCGAGGTCGCCCGGCGCGACTACCCGACCCTGCGCTTCGAGGTCGGCTCGATGACCGACCCTCTGCCCGCCACGTCGCTGGCCGGAATCGTGGCGTGGCAGTCGGTCATCCCCCTGCCGGACGACCTGCTCCCGGCCGTCCTCGCGAACTTCCGCCAAGCACTGCACCCCGGCGGATTGCTCCAGCTGCTCTACCACGTCGGCGACGAAACCCGGCTCAAAACGCACGGCTACGGCGGCCACCCGATGAAGGTCCAGGTGCACCGCCGCCCCCGGGAACGCATGTCAACGTGGCTACGCGACGCCGGGTTCGCCGTCGAGGCAGAACTTCTCCTTAACCCGGAAACCCCGGCGCCGCAAGCGCTCTTGACCGCGAGGAGCGGCCGTCAATGA
- a CDS encoding GNAT family N-acetyltransferase: MVESLPDLIRRWQAGWGVSRGFRPAEETRGGLHVLLGQPDRHREVIALSPERAVLRGLASEVAAAERPTWLTVPTNRPEEAEAIVREAGLKLRDAREALMTIPLRRHPPRPSPPPYTGTSTMNGTVCETVLRHPDSGVAARGTMAVVGTDAIADRIETVPEHRRRGLGSVVMSSLVENAMAHGATTGILVATADGQQLYSALGWTTRATVLIAQTPAG; the protein is encoded by the coding sequence GTGGTCGAATCACTGCCCGACCTCATCCGCCGCTGGCAGGCGGGATGGGGTGTCTCCCGAGGATTCCGTCCCGCCGAAGAAACCCGCGGCGGGCTGCACGTCCTGCTCGGACAACCGGATCGGCATCGCGAGGTCATCGCGTTGTCCCCCGAGCGTGCCGTCCTGCGCGGCCTCGCTTCAGAGGTGGCCGCAGCAGAACGACCGACCTGGCTGACCGTGCCAACAAACCGGCCGGAGGAAGCCGAGGCGATCGTGCGCGAGGCTGGGCTCAAGCTGCGGGACGCACGCGAAGCGCTCATGACGATTCCCCTACGCCGACATCCGCCGCGTCCATCCCCGCCGCCCTACACGGGTACCTCCACCATGAACGGGACGGTGTGCGAAACCGTGTTGCGACATCCCGATTCGGGAGTCGCAGCACGAGGAACCATGGCCGTGGTCGGCACCGACGCGATCGCGGACCGGATCGAAACCGTCCCGGAGCATCGTCGCCGCGGCCTCGGCAGTGTGGTGATGAGTTCCCTGGTGGAAAACGCCATGGCCCACGGCGCGACCACCGGGATTCTCGTCGCCACCGCGGATGGGCAACAGCTGTATTCCGCGCTGGGCTGGACCACGCGCGCCACCGTTCTCATCGCCCAGACCCCGGCAGGCTGA
- a CDS encoding PGPGW domain-containing protein produces MGLGKPVRRVLLSVVGGVLVIVGVVLLVLPGPGLLLVLAGLLVLASEFPALQRFVDPVRTRAMRAAEESVSSPLRIAGSVVAGLALLAAGIVWGTVRSLPLSGWSTGTSLILSSLILFALLIWSYRRVRAKRESQASAATRHR; encoded by the coding sequence ATGGGATTGGGCAAGCCAGTGCGCCGGGTGCTGCTCTCGGTCGTCGGCGGGGTGCTGGTGATCGTCGGGGTCGTGCTGCTCGTGCTGCCGGGGCCGGGGTTGCTGCTGGTGCTCGCCGGATTGCTGGTGCTCGCGTCGGAGTTCCCAGCGCTGCAGCGATTTGTCGACCCGGTGCGGACGCGGGCGATGCGGGCCGCGGAGGAGAGCGTGTCCTCGCCGCTGCGCATCGCGGGCTCGGTGGTGGCCGGACTGGCCCTGCTGGCCGCGGGGATCGTGTGGGGGACGGTGCGGTCGCTGCCGCTGAGCGGGTGGAGTACCGGGACCAGCCTGATTCTGTCCAGCTTGATTCTCTTCGCGTTGCTGATCTGGAGCTACCGACGGGTGCGGGCGAAGCGCGAGTCTCAGGCGAGCGCGGCGACGAGGCATAGGTAG
- a CDS encoding glycoside hydrolase family 2: MVRPARRPGRLATAAAALAVAVSGLSSVPAAAADPPQWHRLTPPLTTPWTNQVSPDNALPEYPRPQMTRDNWQNLNGVWEFSAAKPGDSPPIKRSLDERILVPYPVESALSGIMRHETSMWYRRTFEVPKNWHVGGRDQRLILHFQAVDYDTTVWVNGHQVARHTGGYDAFSADVTNALTTGKDQEVVVGVTDPNDAGGQPLGKQRKPGDGIFYTPTSGIWQTVWMEPVTPAYISRVDTTPDAASGSVTVNAVVGGPVNQRVQAVAYDHGRVVGFATGPANTPLKLKVNKPHLWTPDDPFLYDLRVSLSSGDSVGSYFGLRSVSIGKTADGKQRMMLNGKFVMQLGPLDQGFWPDGIYTAPTDAALKFDLEQEKALGFNMVRKHIKVEPGRWYYYADKLGLLVWQDMPAMKDDVEATPAAQANFESELHRMIDQHRSFPSIVTWVPFNEGWGDYAVGRIADQVKAWDPTRLVDAESGVNCCRSEPDSGRGDIYDDHTYTGPGTPVPDATRAAVDGEYGGLGLKVDGHQFDPAGSFAYEMEPDSATLTRRYAELQQRLLLAGRQCGVSAGVYTQTTDVEKEVNGFYTYDRQVKKMDFAAVRAANLSVINGVDGSPQQGPVIPPGTPGIDGIAAYPFDENSGTTAADTVGHHDATLVGGASWTAGHSGSALAVNGSGQYADTGAPLVKTDLSYSVAAWVKFNAVGDGFQTVVSQDGNDHSAFFLQYSGADHKLAFSFVGTRALAPITPEAGRWYHLVGVRDAATGQLALYVDGQLAASRSVCLGEASTGNTVIGRGKYGGNPVDFLNGAVDQVHLYDRALSAAEVAKLYAS; this comes from the coding sequence ATGGTCCGTCCTGCCCGCAGACCCGGCCGTCTGGCCACGGCGGCCGCCGCGCTCGCCGTGGCCGTGTCCGGGTTGTCGAGTGTCCCCGCCGCCGCGGCCGATCCGCCGCAATGGCACCGTCTCACCCCGCCGCTGACCACCCCGTGGACCAACCAGGTTTCGCCGGACAACGCCCTTCCCGAGTACCCGCGGCCGCAAATGACCCGCGACAACTGGCAAAACCTCAACGGCGTCTGGGAATTCTCCGCCGCCAAGCCCGGTGATTCCCCGCCGATCAAACGCAGTCTCGACGAACGCATTCTCGTACCGTATCCGGTCGAATCGGCGCTGTCCGGGATCATGCGGCACGAAACGTCGATGTGGTACCGGCGGACGTTCGAGGTGCCGAAGAACTGGCACGTCGGCGGCCGCGACCAGCGGCTGATCCTGCACTTCCAGGCGGTGGACTACGACACCACGGTGTGGGTCAACGGCCATCAGGTCGCCCGCCACACCGGCGGTTACGACGCGTTTTCCGCGGACGTCACCAATGCGCTGACCACCGGGAAAGACCAGGAAGTCGTCGTCGGCGTCACGGATCCGAACGACGCGGGCGGGCAACCGCTCGGCAAACAACGCAAACCCGGCGACGGAATCTTCTACACCCCGACGTCCGGCATCTGGCAGACCGTCTGGATGGAACCGGTGACCCCGGCCTACATCTCCCGGGTGGACACCACGCCGGACGCCGCCAGCGGTTCGGTCACCGTGAACGCCGTGGTGGGCGGGCCGGTGAACCAACGCGTGCAAGCCGTCGCCTACGACCACGGCCGCGTCGTCGGCTTCGCGACCGGACCGGCGAACACTCCGTTGAAGCTCAAGGTGAACAAGCCGCACCTGTGGACGCCGGACGATCCGTTCCTGTACGACCTGCGCGTCTCACTGTCCTCCGGGGACAGTGTCGGCTCGTACTTCGGCCTGCGGTCGGTTTCGATCGGCAAGACCGCCGACGGCAAGCAGCGGATGATGCTGAACGGCAAGTTCGTGATGCAACTCGGCCCGCTGGACCAGGGTTTCTGGCCGGACGGCATCTACACCGCGCCGACCGACGCGGCGCTGAAGTTCGACCTGGAGCAGGAGAAGGCGCTCGGGTTCAACATGGTGCGCAAGCACATCAAGGTCGAACCGGGCCGCTGGTACTACTACGCGGACAAGCTCGGGCTCCTGGTGTGGCAGGACATGCCCGCGATGAAGGACGACGTCGAGGCGACCCCCGCGGCGCAGGCCAACTTCGAATCCGAACTGCACCGGATGATCGACCAGCACCGCAGTTTCCCGTCGATCGTCACGTGGGTGCCGTTCAACGAAGGCTGGGGCGACTACGCCGTCGGCCGGATCGCCGACCAGGTCAAGGCCTGGGACCCGACGCGGCTCGTGGACGCGGAGTCGGGCGTCAACTGCTGCCGGTCCGAACCGGACAGCGGCCGCGGTGACATCTACGACGACCACACCTACACCGGCCCCGGAACCCCGGTGCCGGACGCGACGCGCGCCGCCGTCGACGGCGAATACGGCGGCTTGGGCCTGAAGGTCGACGGGCACCAGTTCGACCCGGCTGGCAGTTTCGCCTACGAGATGGAGCCGGACAGTGCCACGCTCACCCGCCGCTACGCCGAACTCCAGCAACGCCTGCTGCTAGCCGGACGGCAATGCGGCGTGTCGGCCGGGGTGTACACGCAGACCACTGACGTGGAGAAGGAGGTCAACGGCTTTTACACCTACGACCGTCAGGTGAAGAAGATGGACTTCGCCGCCGTCCGGGCCGCGAACCTGTCGGTGATCAACGGCGTCGACGGCTCGCCGCAACAGGGTCCGGTGATCCCGCCCGGCACGCCAGGCATCGACGGAATCGCCGCGTACCCGTTCGACGAGAACAGCGGCACCACGGCAGCGGACACCGTGGGCCACCACGACGCCACCCTCGTCGGCGGCGCTTCGTGGACCGCCGGCCACAGCGGTTCGGCCCTGGCGGTGAACGGCTCCGGCCAGTACGCGGACACCGGCGCCCCGCTGGTGAAGACCGACCTGAGCTACAGCGTCGCCGCGTGGGTGAAGTTCAACGCGGTCGGCGACGGTTTCCAGACCGTGGTGAGCCAGGACGGGAACGACCACAGCGCGTTCTTCCTGCAGTATTCCGGCGCGGACCACAAGCTGGCGTTCAGCTTCGTCGGAACGCGGGCGCTCGCGCCGATCACCCCGGAAGCCGGCCGCTGGTACCACCTGGTCGGGGTGCGGGATGCCGCGACCGGACAGCTGGCGCTGTACGTGGACGGCCAGCTGGCGGCTTCGCGCAGCGTCTGCCTGGGCGAGGCGTCCACCGGAAACACCGTGATCGGCCGCGGGAAGTACGGCGGCAACCCGGTCGACTTCCTCAACGGGGCGGTTGACCAGGTGCATCTGTACGACCGGGCGCTGTCGGCTGCGGAGGTGGCTAAGCTCTACGCCTCTTGA
- a CDS encoding LLM class flavin-dependent oxidoreductase — translation MQFGIFSVGDVTTDPTTGVTPTEHERIKAMVKIALKAEEVGLDVFAVGEHHNPPFAAPANPTVLLSNIAARTEKIVLSTSTTLITTNDPVRIAEDYAMLQHLADGRLDLMMGRGNTGPVYPWFGKDIREGIPLAVENYALLHQLWREEVVDWQGKFRTPLQGFTSTPRPLDGVPPFVWHGSIRSPEIAEQAAYYGDGFFANHIFWPTSHFQQLIAFYRQRFEHYGHGKADQAIVGLGGQAFIRPKSQDAWTEFRPYFDNAPVYGHGPSLEDFTEQTPLTVGSPQEVIDKTLTFREHFGDYQRQLFLMDHAGLPLKTVLEQLDLLGEEVVPVLRKELEAKRPAHVPDAPTHESLKAAQAVNA, via the coding sequence ATGCAGTTCGGAATCTTCTCGGTGGGCGACGTCACGACCGACCCCACCACGGGCGTCACGCCCACGGAGCACGAGCGCATCAAGGCGATGGTCAAGATCGCGCTCAAGGCCGAAGAGGTCGGTCTCGACGTCTTCGCCGTCGGAGAGCACCACAACCCGCCGTTCGCCGCGCCGGCGAACCCCACGGTCCTGCTCTCGAACATCGCGGCGCGGACGGAGAAGATCGTCCTTTCGACGTCGACCACCCTCATCACCACGAACGACCCGGTGCGCATCGCCGAGGACTACGCCATGCTGCAGCACCTGGCCGACGGGCGGCTCGACCTGATGATGGGCCGCGGCAACACCGGCCCGGTCTACCCGTGGTTCGGCAAGGACATCCGCGAGGGCATCCCGCTGGCCGTCGAGAACTACGCGCTGCTGCACCAGCTCTGGCGCGAGGAGGTCGTCGACTGGCAGGGCAAGTTCCGCACCCCGCTGCAGGGCTTCACCTCGACGCCGCGCCCGCTCGACGGCGTGCCGCCGTTCGTGTGGCACGGTTCGATCCGCAGCCCGGAGATCGCCGAACAGGCCGCGTACTACGGCGACGGGTTCTTCGCGAACCACATCTTCTGGCCGACCTCGCACTTCCAGCAGCTGATCGCGTTCTACCGGCAGCGCTTCGAGCACTACGGGCACGGCAAGGCCGACCAGGCCATCGTCGGGCTCGGCGGGCAGGCGTTCATCCGGCCGAAGTCGCAGGACGCGTGGACCGAGTTCCGGCCGTACTTCGACAACGCGCCGGTCTACGGGCACGGGCCGTCGCTGGAGGACTTCACCGAGCAGACGCCGCTGACCGTCGGCAGCCCGCAGGAGGTCATCGACAAGACGCTGACCTTCCGCGAGCACTTCGGCGACTACCAGCGCCAGCTCTTCCTGATGGACCACGCCGGCCTGCCGCTGAAGACCGTGCTGGAGCAGCTCGACCTGCTCGGCGAAGAGGTCGTGCCGGTGCTGCGCAAGGAACTGGAAGCGAAGCGCCCGGCGCACGTGCCGGACGCGCCCACGCACGAATCGCTCAAGGCGGCTCAGGCGGTCAACGCCTGA
- a CDS encoding ABC transporter permease — MIATTAAPPSERGAAFAAVLQRQGAAVVLVLGVAAAWFAFPRFGSADNLRDLALQSSFLAVIALGMTFVIISGGIDLSVGSVYALGGVLAAYGSRYGLVVAILLPLVVCGLIGLINGLLIARTKMAPFIVTLASLLFARGLLLALTNEGATTYKVGPGSALLWLGQGKIFGIGVPVYLALVLFGLGGLLLRRTRFGQSVFALGGSEQSALLMGLPVARTKITLYTLSGTLAGFAGVLTAAYLQSGVTVLGVGTELDAISVVVIGGTLLTGGAGTVVGTLVGVLLKTLIQNVINQVGTLDSNYQTVVSGAFLLVVVVIQRLLARSRRS; from the coding sequence ATGATCGCGACCACCGCCGCCCCGCCGTCGGAACGCGGCGCGGCGTTCGCCGCGGTGCTGCAACGCCAAGGCGCGGCCGTAGTCCTCGTACTCGGCGTGGCCGCCGCGTGGTTTGCCTTCCCGCGCTTCGGCTCCGCGGACAACCTGCGCGACCTCGCGTTGCAAAGTTCCTTCCTGGCAGTGATCGCGCTGGGCATGACGTTCGTGATCATTTCCGGCGGGATCGACCTGTCCGTCGGCTCGGTGTACGCGCTCGGCGGCGTGCTGGCCGCGTACGGCTCCCGCTACGGCCTGGTGGTCGCGATCCTGTTGCCGCTAGTCGTTTGCGGGCTGATCGGCCTGATCAACGGGCTCCTCATCGCCCGCACGAAAATGGCCCCGTTCATCGTCACGCTCGCCTCGCTGTTGTTCGCTCGCGGGCTCTTGCTGGCCTTGACCAACGAGGGCGCGACGACGTACAAAGTGGGTCCGGGTTCGGCGTTGCTCTGGCTGGGCCAAGGCAAGATCTTCGGCATCGGCGTACCGGTGTATCTCGCTTTGGTCCTTTTCGGACTCGGCGGGCTTCTCCTGCGCCGGACCCGGTTCGGCCAGTCGGTGTTCGCCCTCGGCGGTTCGGAACAGTCCGCGTTGCTGATGGGGCTTCCGGTGGCCCGCACCAAAATCACCCTCTACACGCTGAGCGGCACGCTCGCCGGATTCGCCGGCGTGCTCACCGCGGCGTACCTGCAATCGGGCGTCACCGTGCTCGGCGTCGGCACGGAACTGGACGCGATTTCCGTCGTGGTCATCGGCGGGACCCTGCTCACCGGCGGCGCGGGAACCGTCGTCGGCACGCTCGTCGGCGTGCTGCTGAAGACGCTGATCCAGAACGTGATCAACCAGGTCGGCACTCTCGATTCCAACTACCAGACGGTGGTCAGCGGCGCGTTCCTGCTGGTCGTCGTCGTGATCCAGCGCCTGCTGGCCCGCTCCCGCCGATCCTGA
- a CDS encoding FMN reductase codes for MTARTIAVVTAGLSQPSSTRLLADRLAEATRAALVDDDVTVKVFELRDIAVDVTNNMLTGFPSPQLREVIDTVTRADGLIAVTPVFTASYSGLFKSFFDVLDKEALDGKPVLLAATGGTERHSLALDFALRPLFAYLRATVVPTGVYAASSDWGSVEATGALQQRVERAGRELARLVAAAPEAKPGDEYASVSFEQLLAGH; via the coding sequence ATGACTGCACGCACTATCGCCGTGGTCACCGCGGGCTTGAGCCAGCCGTCGTCGACGCGGCTGCTGGCCGACCGGCTGGCCGAGGCCACCCGCGCCGCCCTGGTCGACGACGACGTGACGGTGAAGGTCTTCGAACTCCGCGACATCGCGGTGGACGTCACCAACAACATGCTCACCGGGTTCCCCAGCCCGCAGCTGCGGGAAGTGATCGACACCGTGACGCGCGCGGACGGCTTGATCGCCGTGACGCCGGTGTTCACCGCTTCCTACAGCGGGCTGTTCAAATCGTTCTTCGACGTGCTGGACAAGGAAGCGCTCGACGGCAAACCGGTACTGCTCGCCGCGACGGGCGGTACGGAACGGCATTCGCTCGCCCTCGACTTCGCGCTGCGACCTCTCTTCGCCTACCTTCGCGCGACTGTGGTTCCGACGGGCGTGTACGCGGCGTCGTCGGACTGGGGCAGCGTCGAGGCGACGGGTGCGTTGCAGCAGCGAGTGGAGCGGGCTGGTCGCGAGTTGGCTCGGTTGGTGGCGGCGGCGCCTGAGGCGAAGCCGGGTGACGAGTATGCGTCGGTGTCGTTTGAGCAGTTGCTGGCTGGTCATTGA
- a CDS encoding type IIA DNA topoisomerase subunit B: MTAETLYGADDLTHLEGLEAVRKRPGMYIGSTDSRGINHLFSEVVDNSTDEGVAGHATRIVVTLHADGSVQVDDDGRGIPTGVHAKSGLSGVELVLTRLHAGGKFGGSGYKTSGGLHGVGASAVNALSHRFDVTVKQNGKVHQMSFAHGVPGVFDGPGPKAKFTRRSGLNLVGKMKRGERSGTSIRYWYDARYFETGAALDVEGVRTKLRNTAFLVPGVTYVLRTTFEDTINEETFHFPNGLADMVDFLAPDSEKPVCGTLMITGEGTYKENAADANGVMQSNVERHAEVEVALRWGTGYERTVECFTNTIRNVHGGTHRRGFDRAVTRALQDAIGKTRGLLKAKEDPPTTEDVLEGMTAVIHVRLPEPQFTSQTKDELSTAGITRVLQGIVDKQVRAWTEDRKTKSEAKIVLQKVVDAARVRLTQKQQKDAARRKTALEGAAMPPKLVDCRTTGVSRSELFLVEGDSALGSARMARVSEYQALLPLRGKILNVQKASLGDTLKNAEIASIVQVLGAGTGRTFDLSTMRYGRVILMADADVDGSHIRTLLITLFAKYMRPVIEDGRLYAAMPPLHKITTKGRGSETIFTFTQREMEQKVAELEAAGKQVVTPVPRFKGLGEMDADELWETTMNPATRSVRRITLEDVEAAELALELLMGEKVEPRRNWLVESSDRVDRDAIDV; the protein is encoded by the coding sequence GTGACTGCTGAGACTCTGTACGGGGCCGACGACCTGACCCACCTCGAAGGACTCGAGGCGGTCCGCAAGCGCCCCGGGATGTACATCGGCTCCACCGACAGCCGTGGCATCAACCACCTGTTCTCCGAGGTCGTCGACAACTCCACCGACGAGGGCGTGGCCGGCCACGCCACGCGCATCGTCGTCACGCTGCACGCCGACGGCAGCGTCCAGGTGGACGACGACGGCCGCGGCATCCCCACCGGTGTGCACGCCAAATCCGGCCTTTCCGGCGTCGAACTGGTGCTGACCCGGCTGCACGCCGGCGGCAAGTTCGGCGGCTCCGGATACAAGACGTCCGGCGGTCTGCACGGCGTCGGCGCCTCGGCGGTGAACGCGCTGTCGCACCGCTTCGACGTCACGGTGAAGCAGAACGGCAAGGTCCACCAGATGTCGTTCGCGCACGGCGTGCCCGGCGTGTTCGACGGACCCGGCCCGAAGGCGAAGTTCACCCGCCGCTCCGGGCTCAACCTCGTCGGCAAGATGAAGCGCGGCGAGCGGAGCGGCACGTCGATCCGCTACTGGTACGACGCGCGGTACTTCGAAACCGGCGCCGCGCTCGACGTCGAAGGCGTGCGCACGAAGCTGCGCAACACCGCGTTCCTCGTGCCCGGCGTCACGTACGTGCTGCGCACCACGTTCGAGGACACCATCAACGAGGAGACCTTCCACTTCCCGAACGGGCTGGCGGACATGGTCGACTTCCTCGCCCCGGACAGCGAAAAACCCGTCTGCGGCACGCTGATGATCACCGGCGAGGGCACGTACAAGGAGAACGCGGCGGACGCCAACGGCGTCATGCAGTCCAATGTGGAGCGACACGCGGAGGTCGAGGTCGCGCTGCGCTGGGGCACCGGCTATGAGCGCACCGTGGAGTGCTTCACCAACACGATCCGCAACGTGCACGGCGGCACGCACCGGCGCGGGTTCGACCGCGCGGTCACCCGCGCGCTGCAGGACGCGATCGGCAAAACCCGCGGGCTGCTCAAGGCGAAGGAGGACCCGCCGACCACCGAGGACGTGCTGGAGGGCATGACCGCGGTGATCCACGTCCGGCTGCCGGAGCCGCAGTTCACGTCGCAGACCAAGGACGAACTGTCGACGGCGGGCATCACGCGCGTACTGCAGGGCATCGTCGACAAGCAGGTGCGCGCCTGGACCGAGGACCGGAAAACCAAGTCCGAGGCCAAAATCGTGCTGCAGAAGGTGGTCGACGCGGCGCGCGTGCGGCTCACCCAGAAACAGCAGAAGGACGCCGCCCGGCGCAAGACCGCGCTCGAGGGCGCGGCGATGCCGCCGAAGCTGGTCGACTGCCGCACCACCGGCGTCTCGCGCAGCGAGCTGTTCCTGGTCGAGGGCGACAGCGCGCTCGGTTCGGCGCGGATGGCGCGAGTGTCGGAGTACCAGGCGCTGCTGCCGTTGCGCGGCAAGATCCTCAACGTGCAGAAGGCGTCGCTGGGCGACACGCTGAAGAACGCCGAGATCGCGTCGATCGTGCAGGTGCTCGGCGCGGGCACCGGCCGCACGTTCGACCTCTCGACGATGCGCTACGGCCGGGTCATCCTGATGGCGGACGCGGACGTCGACGGTTCGCACATCCGCACGCTGCTGATCACGCTGTTCGCGAAGTACATGCGCCCGGTGATCGAGGACGGCAGGCTGTACGCGGCCATGCCGCCGCTGCACAAGATCACCACGAAGGGCCGCGGCTCGGAGACCATCTTCACCTTCACCCAGCGCGAGATGGAGCAGAAGGTCGCCGAGCTCGAGGCGGCGGGCAAGCAGGTCGTCACGCCGGTGCCGCGGTTCAAGGGCCTCGGCGAGATGGACGCCGACGAACTGTGGGAAACCACGATGAACCCGGCGACGCGCTCGGTCCGGCGGATCACGCTCGAGGACGTCGAGGCCGCGGAGCTGGCGCTGGAACTGCTGATGGGCGAGAAGGTCGAGCCGCGGCGCAACTGGCTGGTCGAATCGTCCGACCGCGTCGACCGCGACGCCATCGACGTCTGA
- a CDS encoding ABC transporter permease: protein MSTATLTRPDRARVTSWLQNYGVYLAVVVLLLFNIAFTKNFLSAANFRTQLVQAAPVCIVALGMALVIGTEGIDLSVGSVMSVAAALVPLYLGAGPVMVIVVALIAGVASGLFSGFLVAQLGIQPIIATLALLVGGRGLALVIAHGQLVQLHNPDFLALGTGDVLGVPIMVLVAAVLSVLAGLLVRRTTFGRHLVAVGGNRPAATLAGLPVKRVLIGVYAMSGALAAIAGVLSTARLAASDPNDLGLLMELSAITAVVVGGTPLTGGRVRVLGTVFGALLMQLVHATLIKHNLPDSAAQMVQAAIIVAAVYVARERSTR from the coding sequence ATGTCGACCGCGACACTGACGAGACCTGACCGCGCCCGCGTCACGAGCTGGCTGCAGAACTACGGCGTGTATCTGGCCGTGGTCGTGCTGCTGTTGTTCAACATCGCGTTCACGAAGAACTTCCTCTCCGCGGCCAACTTCCGCACGCAATTGGTGCAGGCCGCGCCGGTGTGCATCGTGGCGCTCGGCATGGCCCTGGTGATCGGCACCGAGGGCATCGACCTGTCGGTGGGCTCGGTGATGTCGGTCGCCGCGGCGCTCGTCCCGCTGTATCTCGGGGCCGGGCCGGTGATGGTGATCGTGGTGGCGCTGATCGCCGGGGTCGCGTCCGGGCTGTTCAGCGGGTTTCTGGTGGCGCAGCTCGGTATTCAGCCGATCATCGCCACCCTGGCGTTACTCGTCGGCGGTCGCGGACTAGCACTCGTGATCGCGCACGGACAGCTGGTGCAGCTGCACAATCCGGACTTCCTCGCGCTCGGCACCGGAGACGTACTCGGCGTGCCGATCATGGTCCTGGTCGCTGCCGTTCTCTCGGTGCTGGCCGGATTGCTGGTACGGCGCACCACCTTCGGCCGCCACCTGGTCGCGGTCGGCGGCAACCGTCCCGCGGCGACCCTCGCCGGGCTGCCGGTGAAACGCGTCCTGATCGGCGTGTACGCCATGTCCGGCGCGCTGGCGGCCATCGCTGGCGTGCTGTCCACAGCGCGGCTCGCCGCGAGCGACCCCAACGACCTCGGCCTGCTGATGGAACTGTCCGCGATCACCGCCGTGGTCGTCGGCGGCACTCCGCTCACCGGCGGCCGCGTGCGCGTGCTCGGCACGGTGTTCGGCGCGCTGCTCATGCAACTGGTGCACGCCACGCTGATCAAGCACAACCTGCCCGATTCCGCCGCGCAGATGGTGCAGGCCGCCATCATCGTCGCCGCGGTGTACGTCGCCCGGGAACGGAGCACGCGATGA